The sequence GTATGTCATATATATTCGTAAATCCAGTTCACAGCTTCACCATGCCGGTTGCCTCGTAGAACCCGTTGCAAGCGGTCGAGAAACGCTGGGACAGATGGATCTCCGAAATCTTCTGAACGCcgaaatcaaaatcagaaaactttTGCAAAATGGATGTTGCATCGAACTTGTCCCTATGATTGTGACGCTGATGACGATGATGCTTCCAATCGTCGGCCCCTTCTTCTGCAGTTCGGTGCTGTGCAAACTTTGAATTGATTAGTGTAGCGTGTAGCTTGACGTGATCGTACTGCCGTTGAACCAACCCTTTCGCTACGAAGTACTCCATTAACTGGTCGGCAATACGCTGGAGAGGTTCTGACACCACCTTTGCATATAGTACATCCACCGAGCTGGGATCATCATTCATGTAAGCCAAACTGTTTACACGTACTTCGATGGGACCATACTCTGCTATAGTTGATCTACaagttaaaagttttttttaatcataaCTAACAAATAGTGAGCATATCTACTTAATAAACGATTCGTTGCAATCTAGAAGCAGCTGAGCCGCTTCTGCCCGGTCCACGTTGTCCATCAGACTCATCATACATATCGTCAGGTGAAGCTTCTCCGGTTTTTGAAACAGTGATTCATCCATATCAAATCCACTAGGCAGTTCAGTGAGGATCTTCTCTCGGAATTTTATGTAGTTTGATTTGATTTCTTCGGAATCCAATGGAATCGACAGGAAATGGGTGAAATGTTGTCGATTTCGAGCACCCAGCACAATCAGTTCGATACGTTGGCGGCAAGCAGTAACAGCTTTGGCGGATGTTCCTTTGACGATCACGTCACCTTCGGTGCCCTGTTTTGGAACGATTATCTGAGTTTTGGTTTCCGCCTCCAATCGACGACGCGTGGTACCCTTGTTGCCTATGATCATTGCAAAAAAGGCACTGTTTGGGTAGATATTAATTATGACAATTGGACACTATGATCTGATTTGAAGTGAACTTACGATGGAACATGGAAAGACGTTTGAAGTTTGCCAGCTTCATTGGATTGAATATCGTAGTCAAGTTCGCGATCATCCTCCTCGTAGAGATCTGTGGAAATAAGTGATTGGACGTCATTACAAATTTCGGGATCAATTTGCGATTTgggattttgtaaacaaacattggattctgaattcctgctaaagcgagcttttttttcctaaaagcaCGGTGTGCATCCAACAGAATAAGTCAGAATTCTACTTTTGTAACGAATTTTTGGAAAACACATCAATAACTCTCTATATACATTCATATTTCTATCATATTTCATATTCATATTTTAAACTTAAATCGGTTTACATTGTTGGAAAGAATCAATGGTGATCATAGCATCTACCAGAACTGCCTGCTGAGAACAGcgacgatatgcaaaggcgcgagGTGGTGCCCATCAATGAATGTGCAGGttaaggatcaaaggccggttcttcaactgtTTGTTATAGCCCACACCACACCCCGGTTGAACTGATGATAGTGATAAGAACGCATTCTACGCACAACTCGAACGTGAATaagacagctgcccaagccacgacgtcaaaatcatcatgggAGATTTAAAAAGGTACTAAGTTTGGCCAATAGCAGGAGTACAGTACTATTGGATAGTCAAGCGCCCTCCATTTGATGAACGAATACGTCCAACTATTAATACATTTCGCGCCTCCAAGAACTTGCCGATTCATAGCACCTACTTCTAACAAAGCCTTCCGTATCAGTAAATCTGTAGACCACAACTGCAGACAGAATCTCAAATCGACGGTCGACCACGGAATTATCGAAAAGTCTTGATATCGTGGTATATCAAGGTATATGATATCTGGTGATGGTTTGGTTATGGCTCGTTTGCATATTCGCTAATTCAAgcgacaatgcactatccgacaatactagagCGCGAAACAACTTCAGTTCAATGACGCACGATCTGAGTAGCCTGTCAAAGCGACTTGTGTGGGGCGGGCGACAAACGGGCGCGGATCAGACATAACTCGACAAAAGTGTGATGAGAAGTTTAAACCATTCACGGAAGAGTCACGTGCTACAAActtatactaaggacacacctgtggtacttgtaccatggtacaagaggacaagaaaattattccaagactatctttgataaagacaatTATTGGTATGGcactcttttcaaaatttttgtaccatggtacttataccatcagtgtgtcattagtattataCGATAACTAAGTATTAtactgaaaaactaaaattgagaATCGTATAGAAATTtcacatgggcagttcacaacgcgtattttcgcctactatgcaggacaacgtctgccatGTCAACTAGTTACCAATATAAATATTCCACTCTGGCTGATTTGAAGAGACAATAACGCATCATTAGATGCAAGCAATGTACATAGTGGAAATACATTCCGAGGGCTGCTTAAACGTATGATTCAATATGGAATGTTATACTTTCGAAATAAAATGCTAGAAATCATACCATGACCTCATTATGATAtctgaatttaaaaataaaattttaaaaatgtaatacaaattttcaaaaattgtaaaattagggTTTGCAATTATCGCAGTTATTGCAGTTATCGTTTTCAGGCGTTAGTTACCTTTTGCGACGCAAGATGGTGTAAATGTACTGTCTCTTGCCTAATATATGGGGATTCacgaagtggactatattgctgtgagggtgagatatattagaaaaTGGATAATCCACGTTcagcgtgcattgatgacagatatttgacattgactagtgaatagcaagccatgactttgcctccttCCTCGTCGGGAAACGAACGGAGTGACATGCTCAATAACACAGCACACCAGCGATCACACcaacggatagctcgttcggcggaattgggccacacatttggcgatcctgccaggttgttcctgGTTGGAAATTGTTGTTTTGTAAGTATTCTTTGGGCGtgattgggatttttttttcttcgcttTCGTTGTGATGTCGAGTGTGAGGGAAAAgcgcccaaaaaaaaaaattatttgttttctcatcggtttcgactagtactgtcgaagacgctctggaagagcgtcggattgaatgatttggtcatcggtttcgacttgtgatgtcgaagactctctggaagagcgtcagcttgaatgatttggtcatcggtttcgacttgtgatgtcgaagacgctttggaagagcgtcggattaaatgatttggtcatcggtttcgacttgtaatgtcgaagactctctggaagagcgtcagctggaatgatttggtcatcggtttcgacttgtgatgtcgaagacgctttgGAAGAGCGTTAgattaaatgatttggtcatcggtttcgacttgtgatgtcgaagacgctctggaagagcgtcggattgaataatttGCTCATCGGTGTCGACTGGGGATGTCGAAGATGCTCTGGaaaagcgtcggattgaatgattcgCTCATTGGTATTGgtttgtgatgtcgaaggcACTCTGGGAAAGTGGTGGATTGAAAGATGTGTTgtctgttttgacttaaaaagtCAAGCGCCAGCATAAATGATTTGATTTCTCATCGGATTCGATATGTGATGTCAAAAAGATGCTGTTGTAGAGCGCCGGATTGAATGACTTGCCCATCAGTTTTGGCTTGTGACGTGATAagtgatttgttttctcatcggtttgacTTAATCGAGCTAAGATGTCGAAAGAACTCTGGAGTAGTGCCGGAGCAAATGATTCGTATTCTTATCGGTTTtcacttgtgatgtcgaaggtaCCCGATTGAACGATTTGTTGTTCTTATCGGTTTGGAGTTAATATGATTTGTTTtcggaataaatgatttgtttttttcaaCGGTTTCTGCTTGTGTTGTCGAAGTTGCTCTTGAAGAGTATCGGATTGTTGCAGCTTTCGATGGTAAAGGTTGTGTAGAAGAGGGGCGGATTGGTCGTGTACAAGGTGGACCAGCAGAACGcaacgattcaaatttgaatgagGATGTATTTTAAAATGGGAATTGAGTACTGATATTGGATTGTAAAATTAGACTTGGctgcaaattaaaattaaatgagATGTAAATTGTTGTTTATGAAAACCTCAagtcaatggtttttttttcctcttttttggtgagagaagaaggggaatgtgagggtgagatatattagaaaaTGGATAATCCACGTTcagcgtgcattgatgacagatatttgacattgactagtgaatagcaagccatgacttttccTCCTTCCTCGTCGGCAAAACGAACGGAGTGACACGCTCAATAACACAGCACACCAGCGATCACACcaacggatagctcgttcggcggaaTTGGGCCACACAATTGCTAATATACTATAGGTATttgatggcggtatggtgacgaACATGGGAGCATGCGCGCAGGGCATAGGTTTTTCAGCTCCGGATCTCCGGAGTTTGGCCGACTAAAAAAGAACAAAGCCCTTGGGTTGGATCAACTAACAGGAGAGCCATTTGACCACAGTAGCGAGGCATTGGTTAGAGCGCTACACTGGGTGCGGTCGTCTTTTTATTCTGATTTCAAATTTTGCGAATCTAATTTTACAAGTTGTATATATATTCATGGACTTATTTATCTTGAGCTTATTTGATTGCCCGTGATGATAATTCCAGCCATGCTGGTGAGCCATTTACAGTTGCACATAGAACCAAGAGTTGCATTGTTGCATGCTGGCCGCTGTATATCGTATGTATCGGCAAATATGACTTCAGCATATTGAAGTGTGCCGTCTAACCGCAAAtaactgtttttcgatgtttctgtataattgttttatataaacttccaacccGTTGgggacgattcaaatatgacgtccactactttttgagatttgtagaccccccctccccctctctgtcaagcttttttgtatacctagtatatgatAACAATGGATCGATCGCCGCGATTTTATGTTTTGGTTGCTAATCGATTGGTTTTCGGCGAGAAATATTTCTCGCCGAAAATCAATCGATTAGCAACCAAAACATACCTAGTATATGCAGTGTCAccaaatcttagaccccctcccccctaaaacctgtgacatcattgttgaacgaccccttgaccgatttgactgaaattACGAAAAAAGAATAAGAAGGCGTCCCATCAAAGAATAGAAGAAAGAAGTTTTCCCCATACTtctttgagccaccctaatcatCATCCTCGGTCAACGTGATGCACAGTGCTTCGAACATATGGAGCTACGggacaaaaatcataacttatATTCTACACGTTCTAACTCaatggtgtctttgggaaaatgtttggaaaaaaatggaaaaatggaaaatggaaaaCTAGTTTTTCCACTCTTTTCTACTAGTTGCATTACTGTCCTATGTTAAATTGATAATTGCATAAGTGGCGTAAACGCCAGATTTTATGATATGATTCTTTGGAATCAGaatctttttacgaaaaatatgaGGTATCATAACAGTTACTATTGACAAATTTCCAATTGATCATCTCATAAGTGATCTAAACGCCAGCTTTAATGTTTTatactatccagttttccgcgagcggtaatggccgccagctttcCTGCGgattagtctctgatttgacatttctggaggtcaactgcacccaccgttcaagcattttgatcaatgtgatatataagaaggcttgaatttacttaatcagcaccttcttatatgccacattggtcagaatgctcggagcggtgggtgcagttgacctccagaaatgtcaaatcagagactaacctgcaggcaagctggcggccattaccgctcgcggaaaactggatagaatCAGGATATCCTAAGAAATGATTTGA comes from Armigeres subalbatus isolate Guangzhou_Male chromosome 2, GZ_Asu_2, whole genome shotgun sequence and encodes:
- the LOC134208749 gene encoding activating signal cointegrator 1 complex subunit 1, with the translated sequence MDVLSPQLMWIGTRCYRVNQTSSEQQYDRQTEENTPYVEEDLYEEDDRELDYDIQSNEAGKLQTSFHVPSAFFAMIIGNKGTTRRRLEAETKTQIIVPKQGTEGDVIVKGTSAKAVTACRQRIELIVLGARNRQHFTHFLSIPLDSEEIKSNYIKFREKILTELPSGFDMDESLFQKPEKLHLTICMMSLMDNVDRAEAAQLLLDCNESFIKSTIAEYGPIEVRVNSLAYMNDDPSSVDVLYAKVVSEPLQRIADQLMEYFVAKGLVQRQYDHVKLHATLINSKFAQHRTAEEGADDWKHHRHQRHNHRDKFDATSILQKFSDFDFGVQKISEIHLSQRFSTACNGFYEATGMVKL